The Numenius arquata chromosome 11, bNumArq3.hap1.1, whole genome shotgun sequence genomic interval caatgttgataacagttgttttagctgttgctgaacactgcttacacagcatcaaggtcctttctgcttctcacaaCCCCACCACTGAGCTGGCTGGGGGTGCataagaagttgggagggggcacagccaggacagttgACCCAAGGGATATTCTATACGAAGTTTGCCAAAGCTGCCATTGCTCAGGGACTGGCAAGGCATCAGTCAGCTGGTAGCAAGAAATGTGTTTCGCTTTTCTTGGAGATTTTTAATAATTCAGTTGCCTTAgtctcagcccatgagttttctcacctTTACCCTTCCATTCTCTCCCCTATCCCACTGAGGGGGGAGCAAGCAAGCAGCTCTATGAATGTATGTAAGCCACAACAGTAGGTAAACTACACATTTCCCCAACCCCTGTAGAAGTGTGTTGTACTCACTTTGTTTGCAGCACAAGACTGATTTTTCTGTCCTATCTTTTCTGTCTTGGTTGTGACTCCTTTAGTTCTATTCACATTTCCAAGAGCCTTTCTGACAGAGTGAGATGTGGCTGGAGATGTACCGATGGTTTTTTTAGGAAGTGGAGTATTAACTTGTGTTCTTTCAGAGAAGACTTTTGCTGGTGAgtcagggggaagaaaaaaaagcaaactttagCACCATATCAACCCTAGATCTTGTTTCAGTAAATATGTGCTGGAAAACTAGTTGTCATAAAAATCATGATTCACTATTTTTAACTCAAGAGCATAAGCCCCATTTATGACAAAAGCACAGTTATTCTCATCTTTATAAATTCACAAGCTTAGCAGAATTGGTTAGATGAGTAGGTATAAGAACAGAAAACTATTACGGTTCAAAACAGTGAATAACAAAACATGATTTATGCACATCACTTGATCCACTACTGGCTTACGGCAGCATATACACACAAGATCCTGAAGGGAGTCTTAGCTGATTCTTAGTAGCACCAACTTCACCATTTTCCTTATCAAGAAGGATGAGCTTCGCCATCTTCTGGTTGATAAGACCACTCTGGAAAGCCCatacaggaaaagaggaaatcatTCTTGTCATTCTTCTACAACAGCACACTTCTTAAACTGCACAAAAGACAGCATAGCTACGCCCCACCTCCTAGAGGAGGGGGAACAAACCCATATTTTACACCATTTCATAGTAGTTTAGATACAGACTCTTATGTTTGAAGGCATTATTAATGCATGTGGTAGGCTCATAGCCCGAAAGGACTTTGGGAATGTAACAAAGCCTCACTAGCAATCCTGCACAGGAAGATCTAATACCTTATGTTtgctttgttatttcttttcattgtttaACTGCTTCCTCAGTCCAACAGTACATCTCCTAGCTTCGCAATCCAGTCCTTAGCTCAACTTGTAGCACTTGCACAGCCAAGAGTAATGCCAATTATTTTACTAGCAGAGACATCTTTTTACTACAAAAAGAAACCATCAGAGAAGACCCTATAGAAACAGATTATTCCACTACTGTTTTCAGCTCCATCTGAGAGAACAGATAGAGCACTCCTTTGCGCCATTAGGAGCAGTGAGGCAGCTCCCACCTGGGCCTTATCACTGCCATTACAAAGGTGGGCAAAGGATTCCTCAGTCAAAAGAGGTACATAGAAAAATGCGGCTTTAATTTGTACAGCTTAAGGTCAAAGGCTTAAGCACAAAATTAAAGCAAGATTTACAGCTACAAGTCTCAGGACTCCGCTTGTTTATGCCCCGCGGTCACAGCTCCAGGAGCACTCTCCCCCTACACACGGTTCTCACCAGCAGCCGCCCCCCCGCCCAGCCACGCGTACCCGGGCGAGAGCTCACCTCAGGAGCTACCAGCAACTCCGAGCGCTCAGGCATGGCAACAGCGCCCACAAAGAGGGGGGGCTAGGGCGGCTGCAGGCCACAGGGAGGACGAGTAGAGTTACGCTCACCCCACCTCAGAGAGCAGGGCTGCAGTGCCCCCGTCCCAACCGCCGGCAGCTTTTAAACCGGCTCCGCATCGCCCATTGGCTGCTTCGACCGACGCTCAGCAGCCGATTGGCTCAGCGGCGCCGCTTCCGCGCCGCCTCACCTGCTCCCCCCGCGGCTCCACCCCCTGAGCTCCGGGGGCGGGGCAGGCCCCGCCGACGCGCTGCTGGTCCTGGGTGGGGCGTGGCCGCGGTGCATTGTGGGGCGGCGGTGCGGCCTAGCCGGTAAACACGGGCGGCTGGGGGTGCTCAGGAGGGCGGTGGGGATCGGCGGCTTGGGCGGGGGGCGGCtactgagctgctgctttggaCTCTGAGGGAGTACCCGTGTCCTTGGGGCCTGGGTCTGGGCCCTGGTGGGGCGCTGTTTCCAGCCAGTCGCCGTTCTGTCTCGCCTTGGGGGTACGCATAGGCCTAGGTTTGCGCGTTGTGCGGGTCCCGGCGGCTGGTGGGGCCTTGTGGTAGCCCGGCCCTGTCCGTGGGCCTTTCTGTCAGTCCCGGCCTGTCTGTTCCTGTGGCCGTTGGCGAGTCCGTTTCCCCCTCCCCGCCGTCGGGGAGGGCCCGGTAGTGCATGTCCTGGGGCTGTGTGTAGGGCTGCTGCTGTTCGTCCCCATCACCTATCATATTAGGCAAGAGAAACGttattaaggatttttttttgtcactacCAGTACTTATTTTTGTGAAAAGATGTATGTCAAGAATATAATATAGCATTACTGGTTTACTATGATACAAAACCACGATGAGGAACTGTGCTGTCAAATGGTATTGATCTGTaagactttattctttttctgctaCAAGGTCAAAACTAAAATGGCATCAGGGACTGTAATGAACGCCACTTCCTCAGGAGGGTCAAATGATGTGAGCCTAGAGGAGCCAAAAAAGATGACAAGggaagactggaggaaaaagaaggaattagaagaacaaagaaaactaGGAAATGCACCTGCTGAGGtggatgaagaaggaaagtaAGTTTATTAAAGCTATAGTTATTCTAAAGCTATTgcttaaaaatatcttatttcctgTTGTGGATACAGAATAATTATGAGGATGATACATGAGTCACTGTGGAAGTAAATAGTTGAATTTTGTGAATTTGCTTTTAACATTCCAGTCATCCCCGGAAAACAGGTATTTTCCAAAGTAGGTGCAGTGTTTATCCACTGTGATTTACTGACAGTGCTGCTGGAAAGTCCCATCTATGCAGATACTTACAAGTGGTATTTTAAAAGTGACCTAAAGGGAATGCTGGGGATTACACTGCATACAGTACCTGTTCCCTCTCTCTTGCTTCTACAAGGCTCCTTGTTTCTGAGAAGAGAAATGTTAACTATCTTTGTGCTTTGCAACGTTGTATAGAATAAGTTATTTGATTTGGAGCCAGGATCGTAGGTGAATTAGGTGGCAACAAAATCACAGTGAAAGTTTGCATTTATCTAGCTAGAGTTTATTTTGCAATGCAATGCATTGTAACACCTAGATTATTTTATTATCACTCCTAAAGCACTGAACTTTAATGTGGGAGTTATTTGTTAGGCTGAGTTGTGGAGGTGTTCTCCATATGCCTTGTATTTATTACACATCATCTTTTACAGAGATATCAATCCTCATATTCCTCAGTACATATCCTCAGTACCATGGTACATAGATCCATCTAAAAGACCTACACTAAAGCATCAGAGACCTCAACCAGAGAAGCAGAAACAGTATAGCTCCTCTGGAGATTGGTACAAACGAGGCGTTCAAGAGGTATGCAAAATACTTTTCTCATAAAATAaagatttggtttgattttgtgaGGAAATAAGAAAAGAGACATTGACTCCCTATAAAGACATAACTGTGGTTACATGTTTTTGAGAGCGACAGGAGCTGCGAATTCTTTTTCAGCAGGCAAGTTGCAGTGTTTGGTAATAATCAAAATGTATGTTCGGGGTTTGGGTAGACCACGCACTCTTTAGTTGTATCGAAAAAATGAATTCATTATTGGAACACGTATAGAATCTTGCCAGAAGTTTGTAcaactctttttttgttgtttagcaTGCAGTAGCAACAAGATATCGTAAAGGAGCTTGCGAGAACTGTGGTGCATtgacacacaaaaagaaagactGCATGGAGGTAAACTTGACTTTTGTTGATGATTTAATGGTTTTGAAAACTGTGAATTCTCATCTTAGTGAAAAATAGCTAGttatagataaaataaaaattactagttttgaaacatttgttttgaaaaaggtTACAAGTATCAAAAGGTAGCTTGAAAATTTATAAGGAAATTGTTACGTGGGAAAAAATGCTACTATTCAGGGTTTTGCTCATCAGTTCTGTTTGTGATAAGCACTGCGATAATAGGTGAAAATGTTTAGCTCTTCATGTTGATTTGCTTTAACttgagtgctgctgtgcctgtCTGTTTCATGTCAGCTAGAAGCCAACTGCAGAAACAGGGCTTTAATTGCTTTCTTAGTTGTGGAAAATAGAGTTAGAAATTGATGGGGTTTGGAGTCAGTTGCActactttaaaatacagaaattaactACTTGGATCTATTTACAGTTCACAGGCTTATAGTGCTGAATTTAACTGGCATTAGAAGAGCTTGATTGATACTGCTTTTAAAGGGGTATCTGAGTGAGTAACATATTTTAGTCTATTGGACTGATccaaccatttttttcccttcagagacCCAGAAAAGTTGGAGCAAAATACACAGGCATGAATATTGCACCAGATGAACATGTGCAGCCTCAATTGATGTTTGATTATGATGGAAAGCGAGATCGTTGGAACGGTTATAACCCAGAAGAGCACATGAAGATTGTAGAGGAATATTCCAAGGTTGATCTGGTATGTAGGTGCTATGGTTTACTGGGGAAAGCTTCAGTGTTTGGCTTGGCTGTGAGGGGGAACGTTTGTTATGTCCACTGTTAATATTGGACTTTGTGCTGTATTCATAATGAACAAACGAGGTGGATTCTGTGTTTGACACTGCTTGAACTGAAAGTTCAGATCAGAAATGCCAACTGAGTATAGGTCTGCACAATAAATAGAGTGTCTCTCCAGACTGCTTACTTTTTAATAGACAAGCTTAGAATTTATTACTCAAGATGCAGATTGAGTAGCAGGCAAGAAAGGAATTTATTATCTGGCTGTATTAAAGCTGATAAATCTGTATCTATTTTGTAACCTCATTCATGCTTTTTCACTTATGAGTCCTTTTCATTACCATGATGCAGCAGTGGACTATTTGTATGTGTCTGTGCAGATCAGcaccttgctgctgctttttacttTCTATCTGTATACATCAAATCCATGTGGACACTATTAacttctttgaaggaaaaaaaaagtagttcactACCTTGGCTGGATGTTAGGCTAGTTCCAAAAGGTGGTAAAGTGCCTAACTAACTCCCTTCAGTATCTGGTCCTCAATATTTTCCTATAGTCCATAGAAAAGCTAATGCTAAGTGTGACCTAATCAGTGTGTATAAATGTCTAATGGGAGTGTTTAAAGGCAGCCAGAATCTTCTCAGTAGTAGctaatgacaggacaagaagcagtgGGCAgaaattgaaatacaagaaattctatCTAAACATCAGAAAATTTTTCTGCTGTATGGGTGATCAGACAGTGGAACAGCTTGTCCAGTGAGGCTGagagtctccattcttggagtaATGAAAAGCTGCttagacacagtcctgggcaacctgttgcaggcAGGCCTGCTTTGAGGAAGGGGATTGTCCTTGGcagtctccagaggtccctcgaACATCaactattctgtggttctgtgatgtgAAATGTCAAAAATTCTCTACGTACTGCTTTAGAATCTCACTTTAGATGGTAAACTTTGGTGCTTCCGGGATGAAACATAAACGCTTCCAGCACTAGTCATGAACTACCTTAAGCACTGAAGTTCCTAACTAGATTATGAGGACACaataataaaacatatttgtTCTCAAACACTACTGAACTAAAATAAGCTATCTCTTCCTTAAATTAGGATGCATGTAGTACTGGTATAGCTTCATAAGCTCTAGTAAACTATTTTACGTAACAGTATAATATAAAATAGTAAAACGGTTAACGTGTATATAGCTTCCTTTCCTTGAAGCTCAAAGAATAATATGGTAAGGCCAAGGAGTAGAGAAGTTCTAGGCTGCTGATTTTTTACAAGCATTCAGAGAACTAAAACCTCACTTTTGTAATAAGGAATACGTTTTAAATGACAGCTATCCCAAGACCTGCTTATGATGAGTATTACTACACACttgctatttaaaagaaatattaaacaaTTGCATTTTCATGATACGCAGGCCAAACGGACACTGAAAGCCCAGAAGCTTCAGGAAGAGTTAGCATCAGGAAAACTGGAGCAAGTGGTAAGTAAACTAAAccctaatttatttttgtttagccTGAATAAAAATGCAACAGGTTACTTCTGCTCTGTGATGCTTTTATTCTCTATACCGGATCTACTGTTGGTTTTTATGCCCTCCAGTAATGTAAAGATTTTCCTAGCACCAGCATATTCTGTGTTAAATTCAAGAATTTGAAGTGTCTTCTTTCAGATGAGATTGGCTTTGGTTTTCCCCTATGggcaaaaattattattattattattattactaaaatTAATGACATGGATTTTCTGGTCAGAAAAACTTGTTTTCCATGTAGTAGTTTtgtttaagtactgaaatgcttttctgtattGAAAGATTGTTATGTCTGACTGATGTTGAGGTAATGACTATTACGTGACTGTGGATTGTTTTAGTAATGCTTAGTATAAATTGGAATAAGAGGGTATTTTCTTTATCTTAGAACTAAACATCTTTCTTCTTTAGTCATTGCTATGACTATGTGCAGTGTCTCTGGTTATTTGAAGGCTGAGCGTATGTATTTCTCTGTGGCTTGTAACTTTGCAGAGTTTGCATCTTCCACTAACTTCTACAAGTTCCTCTTataaaattctgattttaaaaggcatttctgataatattttaagtttataaaatggggaaaaagtaGAGACTGCTGCTGGTCAGAAGTAGGTTTTTTTAGTCAATATGGTAGGAGAGAAAACACCAAGCAAAAGACTACCATACAGTTGGACCGCAATTTTCCGGAGGTTGTCACGTTGCGTTTTGTCGCTAGATGGCAGAGTGAACTTATTACAGCGTTCTGACCTTGCTGATAGAAAAGATTCTTTCTGTTTTTGATGCCTGTTTTCACCACAAGGCAACATCGTTGGCTTCATATACTTAGTCCTCACAAAACGGAGCTGAAAGGAGAAAAGTCTGTTTGAAATATAAGAGCTATCTCTCATGGAGAGGACCAGGATTGATGCCAATTTGCATCGTCAGTGCTGGCCAATTTGCTGGTCAGTCTTCCAGGAATCACAGTTGTTTCTACCTTTACTGTTGCAAGTATTCTCAAGTTAGAGActaagcaggttaaaaaaaatcaattctagCTGTGTTTCTCCAGATTAAATTATGGCTTCTGATGCATGCTCAACATTCCTGTCAATCCTAACTAAATACTTGCATATGCATatcttcttaattatttttttaagctgtcgGAGTTGAATCTTGGTTATATTTGCATGATAAGAAATATTCTAGTCTAAAACATTAGTGTTCAAAAGCATAGCAAGCTCTAGATAAAAGTGACAGTTCTAGAATTTCCCGTTCTTGCAAAGGCTTGAAAATTTAGTTGGGTGAAAAGGTCTCCAACATGCGTCTGTAATAGAGACACTTAGAAGCTCTTTCCTAGAACATTCAAAATATAAGTGTCTTTGTGCATTTTGTGCCAAGGGTAAACTGTATTTTGCATCCAGCGTCAAAGCTCTGCTTTGATTGCTCTTTGTCTCCCTGTCATCTTTCCTCTCTCCACTATCTTGTCTTCTCTGCTGATGTGCTCTTTGTTTGCTGCAGAACTCCCCAAGAcaccagtggggagaagaggaaccAAATTCACAGACAGTAAGATGATTACGCACTGCGTCACACCATGGGCAGAAAAAAGGACCTGTAGTTAGTGAAACAAGGGTGGCATAAGGGTTTCAATGTTGGGTTCGTGCCGCTGGCTGCCTATTCTTTTGGGCAGAGGTTGTTGGATTTCACAGaggggattttggttttgttttaactcCTGTGTGTTGGCAAACCTTAGAGATGCAAGCAAATAACTAGTTTTAATGTGTTAATATTTTGCCCGAGATAACTGTTTTCTTAAGATCATCACAGTTATGTTTTCGTAACTCTTTCTGTAAAACGAAGTGGAAATCCTTTAACAAgagtatttctgaaaactgttgAATGTTAGATTAGCGTATTACTAGCATGACAGCACACTTAAGCCCAAGTATATGATGATAACTTTAACTACAGGATTGCAGGATTTTTAATGAAACCACTAAAATCAGATCCTCGTACTTGTCTCTAGAGTGAATGTCCTCTTTTATTTAGCAGTTTCCCGTCTCTCCTCAGGAAAGAGATCATAAcagtgaagatgaagatgaagataaaTATGCAGATGACATTGATATGCCTGGGCAGAACTTTGACTCTAAAAGACGTATCACAGTTCGAAATTTACGTATTCGGGAAGATATTGCAAAAGTGAGTAAAGAATTCTTTTCAGATGTTCTTTTGTATTCATgagagttaatttaaaaaaaaattgtatgctCGGTTATTAATGAGATTGTGTATGGATTTAAGGGTTGGGAGGTTAAGGTCGGTTCTCAATTCTATTCCTGCTCATGTTATGACTTCATTAAGGTCATCCTTTTACACAGATGCacctttttaaaatgtctaagCTGGGCGATACAGTAGTAACTTTAGTTCTTTTAAAAGCCTTAATATCGAATATCTTGTatactcttttctttccttagtaCTTGAGGAATCTAGATCCAAACTCTGCTTATTATGATCCCAAAACAAGAGCAATGAGGGAGAACCCCTATGCCAACACAGGCAAGAATCCAGATGAGTAAGTTAAAACAGTGTCATGCTTGTGTATCCAACAAAACTTTGTTAAAAATGAGATTaatagttttgtattttcttttatctgtatGTGCTTTTACTAATGATTCTCTAGTCAGTGATGGATAGAAGTAGTAGTAAACAtggaaaaaatggttttatttagcaGCACTTTTTGTTTTGGTATACGAAAGTGGTATTTTAGTAATACTGGCCCTTAATCTTCAGGGATATGTGGACCACCATTTAGTATAATGATCTGTACAAGGATTAGAACGCTCTGGTATCTAGAGGTATCTAGAGGTGATATCTGTAAACAGTAATGATGTTTATGTAAAGTATTTCAGTTACCAAATCTTAAACTTCATCCCTTGTTTGTTGGGAGGCATTTGGCACCGGAGACTAGCATGGAGCATGTGTGGTACCTAACTAAATGCCTGAATTAGGAGCAAAAGCTCCTCATATATTAATGGAGTCTGCATAGAAAAGGTCTGAAAGCTTTGACATTTTCTAGACAGACAACTTAATTAAAGAATGCCATAGGCTGGCTTTTGGCTGCACATAAAGCTGTCTCACGTAAAACTCGAGTCAAGCACTTGAGCTGTGGCCCTGCTGTGACCTGTGTAGGGCTGTGGACATACAGAGTAGACAGGCTGTGGGCAGAAACATTTATTCTGAGTACAGTAATTGGATTAGCTCGCTGCCTGAAATAGAATGGCAGTGGCTAAATGCTAGCAAATAATGCTCTTTCTACCTCTCCTTGCCCCTAGCTAGAATAATGCcagtcagttctttttttttagatgcaGATGCTTTCACTTCTCTCCAGAGTCATAATTTGACCTTTGTTGAATGTTTTTCTGCCACAGCACTGCAGACTGTAAACTTTTCAGAGTGGGAAATTGGGTTGTTAACATGTTTTGATTTTCACCCTGTGTTTCATATACTCATTGTGAATCTCGTTAAGGGGTGTGCAAAAAGTAAAGCTAAAGCTATTACCAGGCTTTAACCCAGTAAAATACACTGGGTCTGGGTGGGAGGAGAGATTCACAAATCCAAAGCTGAGAATCACTATGCTAGAATATCACTTAGCATTCCTGCATATTTATTGTGCAATTAGATCCAAGCTTGACTTATGGCGCTTGGTGTCCCAGACGAAGCTCCAGGTCTGTGTTGTAAGATGTTTCCATATAAACACAGGCATCCAGTGTTCTGAGTTGCTGTCCAATACTTCCATGACTCCATGGGGAACCTAGATTTTCATATATTGAGTTGAATgcaccttcctctccctccattcTTAACTCTCAGGGCTCAAAGGAGAATTTTTACTTTCCTGTTGATATTCTAgaattatgtttaaatggaaatcATGTTACTTGAATGCTAAGAATCACACTGTTCTTTTCTGCAGAGTTGGTTACGCAGGTGACAACTTTGTTCGCTACACTGGAGATACCATTTCAATGGCACAGACTCAGTGTAAGtggattttgggttgttttgtttttaaggaaatggACTTAAAAGACTTAAGTtaacaatgctttttttcttgcaaaagaaaaataaatctttttagaTTGAAGCTTTTTTCCAAATTACTACAGAATTAAAGATGGTAATTTGAATGCATATGTCAGTTTTAGAATAAATATTGAGTGAGACCTCTTGTGTACACAGTGTTTGCTTGGGAGGCTTATGACAAAGGCTCTGAAGTTCATCTTCAAGCAGACCCTACAAAATTAGAGCTACTTTATAAGTCcttcaaagtgaaaaaagaagaTTTCAAGGCACAGCAGAAAGAAAGCATCTTAGAAAAGGTAACAGACTTTTGGTTTTACTTAAGAACAGTTGTGTTGAGTTTGAAGTCTGGATCTTGGGGAACAAATACGATTACTAATGCTATGTGAACATACATCAGCTGTTCTCAGCAGCTTGGATTCATATAAAGATTTTTATATCTATACACACTATCTCATCAATTGGATTCATTATGTTATTTAATATAGGAACCTTTGGAGATCTGCTGGTATTTCTTTGGATTATTGGGAGCTCTTCCCTTAACTGTCAGAATTTCTCCAGTGAAAAATCTGACACCAGTACGTAGGAGGAGTGGgtgtttagatttattttttttttttaaataatacaagtggttaaaaaattattttgctgtttaaaagtgG includes:
- the PTTG1 gene encoding securin, whose amino-acid sequence is MPERSELLVAPESGLINQKMAKLILLDKENGEVGATKNQLRLPSGSSKVFSERTQVNTPLPKKTIGTSPATSHSVRKALGNVNRTKGVTTKTEKIGQKNQSCAANKITEKTAGLESCDAVAEEDWPEIENMFPSDPRDYETFDLPEEHKMSNINLCGVPLMIYERTYDKFVNMVPSPVEIEDSWESNLLQASADFLATLDEIIDLPPPDYDL
- the SLU7 gene encoding pre-mRNA-splicing factor SLU7; the encoded protein is MASGTVMNATSSGGSNDVSLEEPKKMTREDWRKKKELEEQRKLGNAPAEVDEEGKDINPHIPQYISSVPWYIDPSKRPTLKHQRPQPEKQKQYSSSGDWYKRGVQEHAVATRYRKGACENCGALTHKKKDCMERPRKVGAKYTGMNIAPDEHVQPQLMFDYDGKRDRWNGYNPEEHMKIVEEYSKVDLAKRTLKAQKLQEELASGKLEQVNSPRHQWGEEEPNSQTERDHNSEDEDEDKYADDIDMPGQNFDSKRRITVRNLRIREDIAKYLRNLDPNSAYYDPKTRAMRENPYANTGKNPDEVGYAGDNFVRYTGDTISMAQTQLFAWEAYDKGSEVHLQADPTKLELLYKSFKVKKEDFKAQQKESILEKYGGQEHLDAPPAELLLAQTEDYVEYSRHGTVIKGQEKAIACSKYEEDVKINNHTCIWGSYWKEGKWGYKCCHSFVKYSYCTGEAGKEIANTEASLLEEQPGEEEQMTKPKTLMEIHQEKQKEKKKKKHKKSSNSDSEGEEKKKQEKLKKALNAEEARLLHVKEIMQLDERKRPYNSLYETREPTEEEMEAYRMKRQRPDDPMASFLGQ